A single window of Candidatus Dadabacteria bacterium DNA harbors:
- a CDS encoding type II toxin-antitoxin system RelE/ParE family toxin yields MVRSFRHRGLKRLYERGDASRVRADQAERIALALADLDDARTPSDLDLPGYRLHPLKGALKGFWSISISGNWRVIFRFDDGDVYDVDLVDYH; encoded by the coding sequence ATGGTTCGAAGTTTTCGCCATCGAGGCCTCAAGCGGCTGTACGAGCGTGGTGACGCGAGCCGAGTGCGCGCGGATCAGGCGGAACGCATCGCACTTGCGTTGGCAGATCTTGACGATGCACGTACACCCTCGGACCTCGATTTGCCCGGTTACCGTCTTCACCCGTTGAAAGGTGCTCTAAAGGGATTCTGGAGCATCTCGATTTCCGGTAACTGGCGGGTCATATTCCGCTTTGACGATGGCGATGTCTACGACGTTGACTTGGTTGACTACCACTAG
- a CDS encoding HigA family addiction module antitoxin, whose translation MAMNSPPHPGRSIRENCLVPLGLKVTEAAKILGVARHTLSRVLNGHAAISPEMAIRLEKAGWSNAEFWLRRQTTYDLAQARKGENRINVERYRSQQTEQE comes from the coding sequence ATGGCGATGAACAGTCCGCCGCATCCCGGCCGTAGCATTAGGGAAAACTGCTTGGTCCCACTTGGGTTGAAGGTTACCGAAGCGGCAAAAATTTTAGGCGTTGCTCGTCACACGCTTTCGCGCGTATTGAACGGCCATGCGGCAATTTCACCGGAAATGGCTATCAGACTGGAGAAGGCTGGTTGGTCCAATGCCGAGTTCTGGCTACGTCGCCAGACCACCTACGATCTGGCGCAAGCACGCAAAGGCGAAAACCGAATCAACGTCGAGCGCTACCGGTCACAGCAGACGGAGCAGGAATGA